ccatatcggtccatgttttgatatagctgccatataaaccgatcgtgggtcttgacttcttgagcctctagagggcgcaattcttatccgattgaaatgaaatttttcacgacgtgttttgttatgatatccaacaactgtgccaagtatgtttcaaatcggtccataacctgatgtagctgtcatgtaaacagatctggggacttgacttcttaagcttctagagggcgcaattcctattcgatttagctgaaattttgcataacgtgttttattcttactttcaacaactttgtcaaataaggttcaaatcggttcataacctgataaagctgccatataaaccgatctgggatcttgacttcttgagcctctagaggtcgcaaatattatgcgatttgcctgaaattttgtacgacggattctctcatgatcatcaacaaacttgtttgttatggtctgaatcggtctatagcccgatacagctcccatataaattggtatctctattttacttcttgagccccaaaagggcgtaattcttattcgaattggctgacattttacactggtctccaacatataatttaattgtggtccaaaccggagcatatcttgatatcgctctaatagcagagcaaatcttttcttatatccttttttgcctaagaagagatgccgggataagaactcgacaaatgcgatccatggtggagggtatacaagattcggcccggccgaacttagcacgcttttacttgtgtttatAGTAGGTtggttaaatttaattttgggttgtatcggctataaaaactcGTATAGAttaatcttccgatttaaggtcttggacccataaaatatgatttttatacctaccaccgaaggatgggattatattcattttgtcattctgtttgcaacacatcgaaatatccgcttccgactctataaagtatatatattcttgatcagcgtaaaaatctaggacgatatagccaagtccgtccgtctgtccgtctttctgttgaaatcacgccacagtctttaaaaatagaggtattgagctgaaacattgcacagattcttttcttggccataagcagtttaatttcgaagatgggctatatcggacaacttcttgatatagcccccatatagaccgatcttccgatttagggtcttaggcccacatttattatccgattttactgaaatttgggacagtgagttgtgttagggccttcgacatccttcgtcaatttggcccagatcggttcagatttggatatagctgtcatatagaccgatcctcagatttagggtcttaggcctataaaagccacatttattatccgattttgctgaaatttgagacagtgagttgtgtaatgcccatcgacatccttcgttcatttggtctagatcggtccagatttggatatagcagccatatagatcgatccgatttagggtcttgggcccataaaagccacatttattatccgattttgttgaaatttgggacagtgagttctcttagccccttcgacatccttcctcaatttggtcaagatcggttcagatttggatatagctgccatatagaccgatttctcgacttaaggttttgggcccataaaagcgcatttattgtccgatgtcgccgaaatttgagatagtgagttaagttaagcaccttgacatacttttgcaatatcgcactgatcggtccagatttgaatatagctgccatatagatccatatctcggttttaggttttgggaccataaaaggcgcatttattgtctaatgaccctgaaatttgagacagtaagttaatttaggctcttcgacgtccttcttcaatttggcccagatcggtccagatttgactatacctgacatgtagaccgatctctcgatttaaccgaaatttgacacagtgacttatgttaggcttttttttatttttggatatagctactgtacttattagtatttggtccaaatcggaacatatttttatataactgctatgggacataaggtaagaaattttcaccgaattttgatgaaatgtggtttatttatatacccgaggtggtgggtatccaaagttcggcccggccgaacttaacgccattttacttgtcaTTGAGTTTTACTTTATTCTAAGGAGCCCTTCCCCACTGGTCCAGAACTTTGATTTCATAGTTCGCTTAATACTTATATGCTCCCGACCCGGAAATGTGTTTGCTTGAGAGTTTCTTAGGGGGGAGAGGGGGcatcccaaaaaaaatttggcccaaattttaatatttttatacccactaccacctgcttttaatacccaccaccataggataggcgttatattcatttagtcattccgtttgaaatacACCGAAATATCAATATCTGACCctacgaagtatatatatttcggatcgtagtaaaattctaagattatTTAACGTTGTCCGTGTGACAGCCCccgatccgtccgtctgttgtaatcactccacagccttcaaaaattgagattttgagctgaaatgtggcacagatacatctttttgatgtCCGCTGCTTAAGCTCTTGAACAAGCCAAATGAGACCATATTGGGACATAGATGCTATATACAATAGATctatttgccgataaagggtttaagaCCCATAAATTCTTAatgttcgctgaaatttgaaacattgagttaaTTTAGACttctcaacatctgacccaaatatggtttacatcAGGCtatattgaaacaagtaaaaaggcgttaagttcggcagggccgaactttggatatccaccgcctcgggtatttatgtaaaccaactttcatcaaaattcggtgaaaatttcataaaaggcgcatttgttgtccgatttcgccgaaggttcgaacagtgagttgtgttaggccactcgacatccttttgcaatatggtagagatcggtcgtgatttgtatatagctgccatatagaccgatctctcgatttaagttcttagacccataaaaggcgcatttattatccgattttgccgaaatttgggacagtgagttgtgttgggcccttcaaccactttctgcaaattggcttatatcggttcagatttggatagagctgccatatataccggtctttcgatataaggtttttcgcccataaaaggcacatttattgtccgattttgctgacatttgggacagtgagttgcgttaagttcttcgacaactttctgcattttggcctagatcggtgcagttttggatatagctgccatatagaccgatctctcgatataaggttttggccctataaaaagcacatttattgaccgatttcgaagaaatttggaatagtgagttgttttaagcccttcgtcatccctcttcaatttggcccagatcggctcagatttggatatagctgtcatataaacctatctctcgatttgaagtcttggccccataaaggcgcatttataatccgacttcactgaaatttcacacagtcacttattttaggcttttcgacatccgtgtagtatatggttcagatcggtctatatttggatatggctaccaaaaataccaatattttgttaaacaatattgaacaatgatttgtacctaatagaccactcaatatcggtGTTGAATTTgctctaaatcggatcatatttagagaaagctgctatggggccataaattatgaatttttcaccggattacgatgaaatgtggtttacatatatacccgagatggtgggtatccaaagttcgacccggccgaatttaacaccttgttattttttttacataatgcaccattttcgtcctaaCGAAGGTGGCGTAGATATCATTACAACGAAAACATGAAGCTTCTTTTGAAACTTCGAATACATATTTTGTGTTATTGGTATCAATTATATCTTCATGCttagaaaattaacaactttgaAGTTCTTCGTAACTCCTATGCATATATTATtcaaaaaatccatttaatATAGAGGAAGTCATGTTTGCTGCTTTCGAACTAAGAACAAATTTACTTTTGCCATGTTACTTATCTCCTCTGGGTACTTGAAATGGTACTGACCGTAGTCAATATATCGGCAAATAACTATTTcacaatattgaaaaataaaatatcaataaaagtaATTTCCGTTTAAATCTTAgatttaatcgaaataaaaatcCCCTTCATAAATGTAAATCACTGGAAATTATTCAGTGTACCAAAATAATCGAAAATGGTTTGTTTTatgatatacagggtggctgatgaaagccgctaccaaaaaaaaatgtaataactttttttctatttaataataataatttaataattaatttaattaattaattaattaatttaattaataataatttaataattaatttaataatttaatttaacatgaataaaagaaaaatgtattccatacaccgaaaaaaaaatgtagcaatattcatcattgtagcaatattcatcagccaccctgtattatgatatattaaaaaatttaaatagataTGATTCTATTaaacagtgaaatatttttaataattaaaagcTGATAGGGAAATGAcagatatggcaattttaaagTTAATTTTGGCTAAACTTTGCCAATATAAAAACCTTAATGCGGCAAGAGAACCTCACTCGATCTTTAAGTTTCAAACGCATCACAATCTAAACGAATTAATATGGCTTTAGTAAAAATTGTCTTGGTGTTATCCTTTGTGGCCTTGGCAAGGGCAGAACAGgtaagatttttttattattgtacaTTCCCTTTAAAGGCTTTCTCatattgaaaatcaaatttcatttcagaATTTGGTAGCCCATATAGAGCATAGAAATAGCACCAATAGTTCAATGCGCAATGATGACTACATCGATGCCCAAAGACGTCAACATGCCTTCAATATTTGGTATTATGATGTGCAAATTAACTTCTTCAAGGACGCCTACTTGGATCGAGTCAATGCCATGGAATATCAAAAGGATTCGCTATTGGACAAAGTTAAGACAGCCAATGAACAGCTATACCCCTTAACACTGTTAAGCGATTTCAGCAAAGTTTGTGTGAAAAAATATCAAGCCATAATGCCATCTAGGGAATGGGTTAAATATCAAATGGATATCTGCATATCGGAAGCAAGCATGGAGGTGGACTGGTTGGCTTCGTACATGGCATCGACCAATAACACTTTACAGACTTATTATAGAACAACTTTTGAAAAGGAAGTTACAGCTTGTCAAACTAAATACAATTCCTCTATGTCCGCAAATCAAACCTTGTGCCTAGCTGATGTGGTAAGTTGCTTGGAAACCTCATAGACTACACATATATTGTAATGAAATATTCTTTTTTCCTATCAAAGGTTTCCACTACCAATACCTTTACTTATAACAATCAAAAGACATTCTCGACTCAATTGGAGTCGGCCAAAAACTCAGCTGATATGGATATTAAAACCCTGCATGAATGCAGTTTTGCAATTCAAAATACCACTCTAAGCAAAATTGCGGAAGCCAAAACACGCATTGACAGATGCATTCATGGTGCAGATGATTGTCCCTCCTGTCATGGTCACTTCTGTAACGCTGTCTCTTACATGTCCTCATCGTCCATCGATACCAAAAATGCAACCATGTATAATCCATTTTATGGACGTCAAGAAATTGGTGATTGTTTGATGTTGAGTATATTTTAAAGCACTGTAagaaaaatggaataaaattgaatgaaattatGTGTTAGTAGTTAACAaaaaaaagggtgctaagttcggtcgggcctaaTCTTGGGTACCGACTGTCAAAATTTAGGCTCCTtagtgctcaagaaatcaaatccaggaatcggtttatatgagggctatatcagtacATATTTATATCGTACTTAGCATGGATGCTGGAAGTTATAACTTTAGTCTCTTCTctaattttcagtgaaatcggatttgaggcttctataagctcaagaagtcaaatccgtctatgggtttatatgggggatatatttatttatagaccgactagctgacccgggcccgctccgctgcgctttcttttactttatatggaacaaaatcttccttggaatatttattttcgacaattaaagagcttttagtgaaataccatgctacgaaaatagtatatcgcttgactaacaatttaacaatataagtgcctctatctgaatcccatgtgaACTTTATTGGTTTGCGAATTTAAGttgggatgtaaggtgtactccattcttaaaatactttatttcagcccgataatctcatgatatctgatttaggagtgttttcgggggtgaggtatacccccatacacttggtcctgaaaaaatatcagctttgtgttcttctttcaaataacatttacttaaatcccatattgccattggatttgagggggagtttacacgatgaggcgtcccccaaacacatggccctaaaaaaggggccaaatacctttcatttgatccacatattggcatggccgaaaaatgtttatcctttggggggtgttttggggaagggatgatgccctaaatacagggtcctacatttggatatcaaattcgtattttactcccaaatacctttatttgagccccatattgcgatggtcactaaaaaattactgtttttggggtattttgggaaaggagtagatccccagaaaattggtcccgaaaataggtatcaatccttgctctacctcccaatacCTATAATTTAAACTCAACATTGTCATGGTGggaaaatatgcccgatttatgggtgttttggggattggattggttccccaaacactaagcccggaaaatatatcaccaacgtgctctattctcatgtatctatatatcatttatttggaccccatattgccattggcttcaaaattggatatcatttaACTCCTTAatgaaaaagtcagcaaatatgtccggtttggggtattggccctaaaaactatgaatatttagttccactctctttaatacCATAatagtcttggtgagcaaatacgtccttatggtggtgggacgtcccctagacagttggtcccaaatgttgttATCGATTcatggtttactcccaaatacctgtaatttgagctccatatttcctagtcggcaaacatgatcggccactcagtgagtaggccttgaaaatagatatcaaattcgtgatctactctaaaaaccttcttatttgagcctcataatacaatagtcagcaaataatttctatttgggttgtgttgtggggttggggtggtcccatagagaCTTttaccaaatattgatatcagattcttactttactcccaaagatctttcatttgagccccaaattgctatggtcgtaaatttgtcccctttggggatgtttttgggcagaggcgcccccccaaaaaaatgggtcctatatttgaatatcaaattcgaattctatacttaaataccttttatgggTGGCGCGGCCCCCTAgctaccctatccgaaatttggatactaaagttttatttttagggtactatacgagtgcacacaaaatttcgcttaaatcgcaccacccatctccgagatctagcgttactgaaaattagggtaagggggagggtccgcctccccttcagatatcaaaaaatgtagtaccctattttctccACGGGAtcgttatgcaccatctgtgaaaatgtcaaaaaatcggttcagtacacacacacacacacagccaggattcactaatagaaggttaggtcacatgcaaaacacaaagtggataggccccataaacatcattaaggatgtcaaatctgacgattgaaaatgtcatcatataggagaaaacgtaaacaaagaatgaatgtaaaaagagaacaagttgacatcctcaatgccaagtactgccaaatattaaaaaaaaagtatatcggctgatcgcttggcttaaccttattcagtgaattctgggaacacacaaacaaaaaaacctacaaacaaacacaaattgattatattatttataatttatacataagattcggatcatacttagcacagatgatGAAAAtcaagcctttgttccaaattccagctaaatcggataaaatttgaggttttatgggggctatatctggacCAATtctgatcatacttgacatggatgttggaagttataactcaagtaattgttccaaatttcagccaaatcggatgaaaaatgaggcttctaagggctcaagaagtcaaatccggggatcagtttatattagGGCTATATCTATTgatggaccgattcggagcatacttgatatggatgttggaaataataactcTTGTCcatgatccaaatttcagccaaatcggataaacattgagacttctaagggctcaagaagtcaaatccggggatcagtttatatgggggctatgtctatttatagatcgattcagatgatacttagcatggatgctGAAAGTCATATCTCAagactttttttcaaatttcggcgaaatcggatgaaaatttaggtttctaggggctcaagaagtcaaatcgatggatcggtttatatcggggccataaccaaatctaaaccgatataacCCTCATgcagtctccaacgacctatatcaatattaagtatccctgcaaaatttaaagcggtgttcgaccgatttaaaccatagtcGACACAACTCGATGTGGCAAACTTCATtgaaatctggcaataaattCGGCTTTTAAGAGCCTAGGACCTTATGTTgttagatcgatttatgtggtaGCTGTATCACATagcacatttcagtgaaatttgataataaatgcggggCTATATCAGTCAATATattgtctgatatagcccatcttcgaacttaacctggctaTGGTAAACGAAATTACCTGTGCGAAGTTTCAACTTCATATCTTTAAGTTTAAAGACTCTAGAGCAGTGCTGGTCAGTTCTATCCCtcccagcatcctgcactttcgcccgattgcgctgcaggtacatactcctctgtctccttcgtcatgcaccggatcgctttctcggtctgcttgtgagcttagcaaagccatcgctcacttctgtcgTCATTCCGATGCCATCATCTtacgattcggctgcgatgactgtttcattgacacagtcgctgtctttAATTAAAGGCTGggaacgaactgtgcatccctcatCCCTGACAACTAGTTGTGCGCATGTAGCATTACTcttgactacaggtgccaaggcacccacacctataggaggggaggacaacacgctacggtctgatgcGACCACCGCagatgcaacacatcgaaatatccatttccgaccgtataaagtatatatattcttgatcggcgtaaaaatctaagacgatctagccatatccgctatatcggactatatcttgatatagcccccatatagacagatccgccgatttagggtcttaggcccataaaaaccacatttattattcgattttactgaaatttgggacagtaagttgtattgggcccttcgaaatccttcgtcaatttggcccagatcggtccagatttggatattgctggcatatagaccgattctccgatttaatgtcttaggcccataaaaaccacattgtttattcgattttgttgaaatttgggacagtgagttgtcttaggccctttgatagccctcttcaatttggctctgatagGTTCAGaggtgaatatagctgccatatagaccgatttctcgatttaaggttttaggcccatgaaaggcgcatttattgtccggtgtcgccgaaatttgggacagttagttgtgttgagCTCTGCTACATTTTTCTttaacttggtccaaatcggtccagatttagatatagctgccatatagaccgatctctcgttttaaagtcttggcgccataaaagccacatttataacccgatttcgctgaaatttgaaacagtgacttaggttaggcttttcgactccCGTAtcctgtatggttcagatcggtctatatttggatatggctaccaaaaagaccaatatttgttctAGAAAACATTAACTTGTACTTGTTAGAtcactcaatatccgtatcgaatttggtccaattcggaccatatttcgtacAACTGCTATGGAGGcattaattatgcatttttcacgggattatgacgaaaggtggtttccgTATATAACCGAAGTGGTGGGCatgaaaagttcggcccggccgaacttaacgcctttttacttgttagaaatgccgtggtgaccaactttaggggtctTCCAAAAGCCGCCCGGTTTACTTGGGGCCTTGATCACAGTATCTCGATAATTCCTAAGCTTtaatcattttaaatttcaatgagtGAGAATGAATAAAGTCTCAAAtagcatatttttttctattttttttttcgattttctcgcaCTGTGCGCCGTCcaccataccacaacaccatatagcattataggtctgacgacTGCAGTACATACTAAGTGCAAGGCAAGTGGTTTAAACCCCCAATTtgttgccaatggctctcttgcaagtgtgcagggcaagagttgcctttccaaattgtttaatttgaagttcagtttcctgcaaTAATTGTGTTgacaaaggctctagaagtgaaaatggaGTTTcaagtatatatgggagctatatctaaatctgaaacgatttctaccaaatttgctATTAGTGTTCGGAGTCATAAGAGACTTCTTCATGGCACAAATGACACATTGTTGCAATATTAGCCGAAATTGGGCGAATATACATACGGaaactatgtccaaatctgattagatttctttcaatttcaatggGATCAGAGCCAGCACAGGGTCTAAATTTGAAtgcgattggatgaaaattgtgaccattactttttaaacaaactaatactttttaaacaataaatcgaatctgatagttattccgagtcgatcggcatacttatcaacgggtctagctgtctttcttctgggtgttacagtAGTAATAGgcaccccggtagccgagttggtagcgtgcttggattgccAGAGCTTGagtcatgggttcgattccctgGTGTGTCGCTACTGTGGGACAGCACTcttacctaacttaacctacagTAGTGATATAGGTTATGAAGAGTGTCAAATGTATATACAGCACaaacttttatatttaaatttgtattttttttttaatttttcaataaattgaagagtttttttttcggaTATTTTAGTTGCCTAAATAAAATTCTCCAACCCATTCAACAATAATTGATTGATTTAGTATATATTCAGCATTAAACATTCGCCAGTTTCACTTTGACCCTGGAATGGATTATACATAGTAGGGCTATTGGGATCAATGCTTGATGCAGCCATGTTATAGACATTACGGCAGAAGTGTTTGCTGCATTGCGCACAATCATCCATGCCAAGGATGCATCTATCAATATGGGTATTGGCTTGCGACATTTTCGTCAAAGTATTATTGTGTACCACAAAAACGCATTCATGAAGAGTCTTTATTTCGAGTCTTCCTGTATTATAGGCATTTTTAAGTTGATTCGAAAATTGTTGTTGGCTACTTTGGGTAAAGGCATTTGTGACGGATACCTAGAATGAAACAGTTGGATTAGAAACATATGTTTCTTTTTTAAAGGCTAACTTACAGCATTGGCCAGACACAAAGTGTAATTAGCTGTTTTGGTTGTCCCATAATTGCTCTGACATCGGCTGACTTCCTTTTCAAATACATTATCGTAATGATTCTGTAATGTTTTGTTTGTCACTTCCAtggtatatataagattatcgGTTTTATAATGGGCAGTGTCAGTGCAACGATCCACTTGATTTTTAACATCAGCTGCCACCGGCATCGACGGCTTGTATTTTTCCACACAAGTTTTGCTAAAGTCACTCAAAAGTGTTAAAGAATATAAATTTTCATCACGATTCTTGAGTTCATTTAGAAGAGCATCTTTTTGATATTCCATATCATCGACTCGTTTCACATAGGATTCTCTAAATTGTTCCATTTGTACATCATAATACCAAATATTGAGAGCATATTGACGTCTGTGGGAATTGAGATATTCGTCGTTGCGTATTAGAATAGTATCGATGGAACTCTGAAATGACAGGGATTGAATGTAAGGAGTAATCGATAGATAACTAAGCACAGTTACCTGTTGTGCCTTGGTCGCAGCCAACAATGCTAGAATCGCCACTATTTTAGTGCCTATCATTTTTTCTACCTTCTTTTTGTGGTAGAACTATGACTTCTTTTGGCCCTGAATCCTAAATATCGAGTGTCTTTTTTCCACAAatgatttctttttatatttACCAGCAAACTAtttattctttctttctttcttgaaGCTTACACCTTTGCATAATTTGGGCCATCTTCAATTGTTTGCAATAATTCGTTGATAAGTTATCAGTTGAAGTGGGCGTAGAAAATCCGCGCATACATTTTCTTTATAATCAATATTATGAAGAGATATCACTATTTATTGAGGGGATTTTTATTGCGGTTGAATAGCTAATATCAATGAAAATCACCTTTATCAACCTTCCGAAGCACATTGAACGATAAGTTATGAAGTATCTCTTTGGAATTATGATAACTATGGCTTATCtattaattagttttttttgaAGGCCCGACCACTTTAACAAACAGTTGAAAAATTAATGGTGGTCAGTTGGTTTGTGGAGACATAAGACTTCGGTTCTAAAAGAGTGggataattaaaaaaaacaaccaatacATCGATAGTTGGAAAAGGTCTTAAGGCCGAACCTTCTTCGGAACCCACCATCATCAAATCTGTCAAAACTTTACTCAGAATGAACTTCGTAACAGAGCATAGTTGTACTTTGCGTACCAAATTTCCCCGTAACTAGGCAAAATCGAAGCTTAAAGGGGTCGCAGAAGGCTAATGGGGAGAACAGTTTATTATATGTTAACTATTTCAAGTCACGCAAACGATAAATCGGTTCTAGACCCCTTCGCACTTACTATGGATTTTTGAATATggatttttgtaaaatcggataacaacacTGCACTCAAACCCAGTAAGAAATGGCAAAAGACGGGCGGTGCTgattttataataccctacacctaccctataagtacaatgtgggagctattgggttgcccaaaaagtaattgcagattttttaaaagaaagtaaatgcatttttaataaaacttagaaagaaattttatcaaatatacttttttttacactttttttctaaagcaagctaaaagtaacagctgataactgacagaagaaagaatgcaattacagagtcacaagctgtgaaaaaatttgtcaacgccgactatatgaaaaatccgcaattactttttgggcaacccaatatatccaattctgaaccaattttgatggacctcggcgagcaaatatgttcaaactgtaataactacgggtgaccaatgacaacattattgtaaattacccataatctgacgaacatatatttgggagctgtatctaattctgaacttcTTAGATAGAGTGGTAATTGTCGAGGAAAccgttgagcaaaattttgacaagattggtcaaacaatgcgcttgcagtagcgcTTGAGGTGAAAAATCTATATAcatataggac
This Stomoxys calcitrans chromosome 2, idStoCalc2.1, whole genome shotgun sequence DNA region includes the following protein-coding sequences:
- the LOC106086056 gene encoding uncharacterized protein LOC106086056 encodes the protein MALVKIVLVLSFVALARAEQNLVAHIEHRNSTNSSMRNDDYIDAQRRQHAFNIWYYDVQINFFKDAYLDRVNAMEYQKDSLLDKVKTANEQLYPLTLLSDFSKVCVKKYQAIMPSREWVKYQMDICISEASMEVDWLASYMASTNNTLQTYYRTTFEKEVTACQTKYNSSMSANQTLCLADVVSTTNTFTYNNQKTFSTQLESAKNSADMDIKTLHECSFAIQNTTLSKIAEAKTRIDRCIHGADDCPSCHGHFCNAVSYMSSSSIDTKNATMYNPFYGRQEIGDCLMLSIF
- the LOC106086060 gene encoding uncharacterized protein LOC106086060, whose protein sequence is MIGTKIVAILALLAATKAQQSSIDTILIRNDEYLNSHRRQYALNIWYYDVQMEQFRESYVKRVDDMEYQKDALLNELKNRDENLYSLTLLSDFSKTCVEKYKPSMPVAADVKNQVDRCTDTAHYKTDNLIYTMEVTNKTLQNHYDNVFEKEVSRCQSNYGTTKTANYTLCLANAVSVTNAFTQSSQQQFSNQLKNAYNTGRLEIKTLHECVFVVHNNTLTKMSQANTHIDRCILGMDDCAQCSKHFCRNVYNMAASSIDPNSPTMYNPFQGQSETGECLMLNIY